The Lutra lutra chromosome 1, mLutLut1.2, whole genome shotgun sequence genomic sequence aacaaataaaatctttaaaaatatatatatacatagttatTCTTGAAATTAACCAACCTTgcaatttcatttctagaaatgagTACTCAAATATAATGAACATATAACACATGTACAAGAAAATTCACTGCAGCCTTATTTGTTGCCAATAAACAATATGTCCATTCCTAGGGAGGACACAGTTACCTGGGCTAACCAACCAGAGCAGGGTCCCTCAGGAAGGCTCTCTGCTGGTTGCCAGGCATTGACTCTTCAGTTTCCAGATTATGAGGAGACCAGTGTGTTAATCTACCCAAGATGCcattaacaaaataccacaagaCCAGGTGCCTAAAACAAAAGTTCcttattttcccacagttctggaagtGTGGAAGATCAAGACCAAGGCATCAACACGTTTGATTTCTTCTggggcttctctccttggcttgtagatggcaagtctcctcactgtgtcctcaggTGGCCTTTCCGTTGTGCAAgcatggaaagggagaaagagccctggttatctcttcttcttcttagaaAGACTTCAGTCAGATGGGATTAGGGTCCTATTctaaccccccccccatttaacTTAATCACCCCTTCAAAGACCTTATCTCCGAATACAGTTAAATGTTCTGAGGTCCTGGGTAGGGGGTTGGGActtaaacatataaattttgaggACACAAAGCAGACCATAACAACCAGCATGTCTCAGAGAGTAGCTGGGTCCCATGggattatttattgagcattcagagtattttaatattttcaaagccatACCAATGGGTAGTGGCTGACTATTAATCAGGGGCACGGACTCTGCAAGgatttaatgttgttttttttttaaatttttcaaaggtttcatttatttatttgagagagagcacaagaggaagtggggggtgggggaagtaggggtgcttagcagggagtctgatgtggggctcaatcccaggacctcaggaccatgacctaaactgaaagcagacatttaacctactgagccacccaggcgccctctgtgaGCATTTTAAACACTATTctgataaatactatatgatttcactcatgtgtggagtttaagaaacaaaacagatgaatataggggaaaagaaggaaaaataaaataagatgaaaattgaaataAAGGCAAGCCAtaagatgctgaactctaggaaacaaactgagcatcgctggaggggaggtgggtgaggggatgggataatcaggtgatgggcattaagaagggcacgggatgggggcgcctgggtggctcagagggttaaagcctctgccttcggctcaggtcatgatccccgggtcctgggatcgagccccgcatcgggctctctccttggtggggagcctgcttcctcctctctctctctctctgcctgtctctctgcctacttgtgatctctctctgttgaatgaataaataaaatctttaaaaaaaaaaaaaaaaaaaaaagaagggcacgGGATGGGTGGAGTCCGGAGGACGGGggtaaagatggcggcctcccggtctccggcccggaggagccgagagcccggggccccactcctcagtgcgccctcagagaacagcgccaaatgactcccgtcgccctggcctccggccgcgctccgagctgaccgagcctgcgaccggttcaaggcagccctgagctgagagtcgctcctcggctctgtctctgcagccggcttccccgttctaataccgtgCTCCTTGGCTTAAAGGGCAAGAACGTGCAGATTTATCGAATAGCCTTgaggaaatatatatacagaatattggTGAAAGCATTCTTTACCTGTGGGTGGAGAAAATAAGAGATGTTCTAATACAAAAATCTCAGATGACAGAACCAGGCCCTGatgtaaagaagaaaactgaagaggaagatGTAGAATGTGAAGATGATCTCATTTTAGCATGTCAGCCAGAAACTCCTGCTAAAGCATTGGATTTTGATATCAGTGAAAATCGAACAGAAATAGAAGAATTACCTCCGATTGATCATGGCATTCCTATTACAGACCGAAGAAGTACTTTTCAGGCGCACTTGGCTCCAGTAGTTTGTCCCAAACAGGTGAAAATGGTTCTTGCCAAATTGTATGAGAATAAGAAAATAGCTAGTGCCACCCACAACATCTATGCGTACCGAATATATTGTGAGGATAAACAGACCTTCTTACAGGACTGTGAAGATGATGGGGAGACAGCAGCTGGTGGGCGTCTTCTGCATCTCATGGAGATTTTGAATGTGAGAAATGTCATGGTGGTAGTATCACGCTGGTATGGAGGAATCCTGCTAGGACCAGATCGCTTTAAACATATCAACAACTGTGCCAGAAACATACTAGTGGAGAGGAACTACACAAATTCACCGGAGGAATCATCTAAGGCTttgggaaagaacaaaaaagtaagaaaagacaaGAAGAGGAGTGAACATTAATACGTAAAATTATACGACAGGTTAATATGCCTATCACTGTTCACAAATTCCACAGTCATCAGGGAATATTGTGCAGAGAGGATCCTGGACTGCTCAAGTTGGCCAAACCATTGTGGACACCAGCgctatcttttcttctttggttatATCATCTGCCAAAAATAGAGAACTTGTGATATATTCATGTGTATTTCAGGCTgattcagaagaattaatatgaaCTTAATTGCCACTTCATCTAATTGAGGAAGGTTAACAGTTGCCCAGGGCAGTACCTGAATTAACTGTCCATTTCTGTACTTGTCAAGTGCCTTTGTTAGGTGGGGAAGAAATGTCTCGAGAGGAGTATAAATACCTGGTATCTTGTTGTCAGGATTCtcattatgttaaatgaatatTGCCTTTGACTGCTCTTTATGGCTTATTGGAATAGGAGCTCATAGCATATTGATCTTGAAGAGTTTCTTCTTGTGATTTTGGTCACAGTAAGTCACCTTTCATTTTATAGTGTTCATCATTGAGTAATGATTAAGCAAAAATCCAGGAGTATCCATCTGTAGTTATGTGCTGAAGTGATAATTCATCTGCCAGATTTGTTTGCATAAGTGTTATGCTTCCATTTCTGTTGCATATTGGTGATTGTGAAATTTCAAAATGTGACTTTTCTAACCtctactttttttgtttaattcttgTAATGTAAAGCAGTAGATAGGGAGTGTCAGTAGTTTTCTCCTGTCCCTGAAATGTATTAGTGtaatattctgtttctgttttttttttaatatcctggaAGTACCTTTCTCGTGATCTTCATTAAGGAATTAGGATGACGCTACAAGCTCTGCCGCAGTTAATGGGGCATTTATAAAGGGGGATAGAGGTGGGGAAAGCCACACTGGTGTGGGTAGCACATCGTCCGGTGGTTATGTAAGTGTGACGCATGATTTCTTCTACATTCCAGCCATTTTTCTCAACTCCGTGACTTTGCggagaaaaggaacaaatgttttgactggaaaaacaaagcaaagaaaatccCTCTTTTTTTCCGTTATTACCAGATCTCCCTTTATATCAGTGTTTTATGTTCCTCCTTTCATCTGTAAGTTATGCCCTTTACCTCTGCGCATCTAGACAATACAGTTATCTTTGAGATATAGCAGTAAGCTATATCTGCAAACAGTTATTGAAAGTTATTAACTGATTGCAGATTTGTCTGGGATTCTCTTCCAAGGTCAGGGAACGGAAGTTCGGAGGCAACTTGGAATGGTGCTTGCATCATGGAGAGCATCACAGAAGAGTGGACACagatattctttttctgtttccttgctgtCTTGCCTTTGAAAGACCCAACATccttatttggtatttttaataaaaatctagtAAATTGCTTTACACTAGGATggattctgagaaataaaatccaaatcatATTTGTTGTAAATATGTCTAATGTTGCCAGTGATTAGTAGTTATCAGAGGATGTCctagatatatttagaacacttACCTCAGATTCCGCAAAAAGTTAAGTAGCTCCTGTTAAGAAGTTGAAATCCATTAATTAACATTAACTTCACAATTTTGGCATGTCTGACCTGTGAAAGAAGATATGAAACAGGAATTTGGTGCTGCTGAaaaattgagttaatttttctataacaccaaatttgaatttctttcttgcTGTTTCATCTCACAGTTATTTAGGTCTTTAGATAGAAGACCTTTTATCTGTGATTTCATTtgcccttatttaaaaaaaaggcttattttcGCTTCTTTCTACAGAATTATTAGTcacattttcctgtttaaaaaaccTAATATCCTTTGCCCAAAGGCAGTTAGCTAGTACGGAGAGATCCCAAAGTCTCCAATATTTGTATTCAACCATTATGGACCCCCAACTAATGATAGcatcttttctctaaaatttctcTCTATTAGAGGATTTTCAGATTTTCCAAACAATAATTTTCTATAGCTAGATCTATGCTACGGcatattttatagtatattgTATTAGTTAAAAATATTCTCCATATGCCAGTATGGAAGAGCAAGTAGCATCtactttttaaatgggaaaagcaGTATGATTTGGAGGTATGTATCATGAAACAGGATCTATTTGAAAAGAATTATATCAAGCTAATCACACCCAAGAAAGACTAGCATGAAGCAGATACTGTTTGGAGGGCAGGTGAAATTTACTGGAAAAATTGTACAATCACTTCTAATTCTACTCTCTAGAGATAACCATTATTAACATTTGCTATGTAcatccttctatttttttcctatgcatGATTTTGTATATAtggctatttttctttccataaaatgGTATTAAACTGTATATACTGTTTTGTATCCTGCATATTTCATATAGAAGTATATTGTTAACATTTTCCCATGtcaataaatattcttctatggcttagtttaaaaaaaaaaaaagggggggcacggGATGTAACGTAACGAGAAGTGcctgttatatgcaattgatgaatcactaaattctacctctgaaaattactgaaaaaaaaaatgaacaacgttggagaaaacaagaaacaaaaaccaacatGTTCTGAAAAATCCTAAAGTTTTGGAGGAGCTGCTTCTGGCACCTTCAAGGTTGAATTTTGGGGCTAAGCAGATGGGCACTGAGACCATTTCTGAAGTTGAGTCATTTTACAGCTGGCAGACAAAATGGTGTGCCATAGTTATAAGCATAGGATTTAGCATCAGAGTTTGCATTTCTGTCTCCcacctataaaataaatatgataatgaTACCCACCTTTAAGACTGTTGTAAACAAtaagataatgatgatgatgcttATGATATTCCAGGCCCAAAGCATGTGCTCAGCAAACAAGATATTATTTTGCCTCTGTAAATGcttaattttcaagaaaaatggacacacacacacacactcatttctTTAAAACCACACTACTAAATCACCCCTAATGTCATTCTTGGCTCTAAAACTCTGTGACTCTAAATGATACTTGGCCACAATGAGTAACAATAGAAGGAACAGaactttttaagcattttatttctttcaatggaaaaataaactatactTTCCTACTCTacaagaattctatttttatcagTCATATTGCTTGATTTaacttattttcattaaaataacacTCAGTACTGTGCTCACCAGGTAAATAGGGCAACTTCTGATGTTAGTGTACTTTTTGTGTCATTATTGTATTATTAGACCTACCAGGTATGTGttataaataagatgaaattatatgcaattattaaaacaatgaaatatgtatttttatgaacTGATATGGAATAATCTTGAAGACATATTATTCACTGACAAAAGCAAAGTACACAGAGACAAGTAAGTATGCtactgtgtattaaaaaaaagaaatacctttttatattgtttacatttttacCGTAGACATgcattactttttgaaaaaaataattagaaaaaacaaaatagatttttccataataaaatataacaggAAAGAACAGAtgcccaagatttcattttcaaatagcaATCCCCGTATCCCAATCAACAGCACCAGGAGCAGCGGCTGTTTATCTTTATTTGATAAGAGCAAAGCagcagataaaaatgaaaaataaaccataCGAGAAGGCACCCATGAAGATCAAATTCCAGGTGGCCCTCCACAGTTGCCGTAGCAGAAGAATTTCTCAGTGCTAAGAAATGCTGTGATTTAATGGAAAGAATGAAGCGTTTGGCATCAAACTGAGCTGAGTTCTAATTCTGGATCTCCTACTTTCTGGCCATGCAAATACAGTGACGACTTTCTGAACCCCACTGTCTATAGCAGATGGGAAGCAAAATACCAGTAACCTTTGCCACATGACATGGTTTTGAAACTTAAAATGCAAGTGCAGGTGTCCCAGCACGTAGCAACCGATATGGACAGAGCGTGCTCCCTTCTGGTCTCCTTTGCAAACTCCTCTTTAGCAGGCCTGTGAGGatacagtcattcattcattcatttaacaatgaTAAATGGATTGTGTTAAGCATTGGGGCTATACCGTAAGGCAGAGCAGATACACGACCTGCCTTCCTAAAGCTTAGACTCCAGCAGAGAAACAGATGACAGATCAAACATCTGTCATGATAAATCACTCTCAGGGCTATATAGCAGAGGTAGTGTAGGACCCATAGTAATGCCTATTGGGGCTGTGGAGTCACAGAGGACACCAAACAAGGCTTCCGGAGGAAGTCCTATTAACGATCAGACCTGACATAAGAGTAGGAGTCTGTGAAGTGACTCCTGAGGGGAATATCCACGGCTGCCCAGTGGTTCGGCTGGCCCTAGAAGGTAGTACCTGGCAGGTGAAGGGTGAGAGACCAGAACTCACAAAgcagctctccctctgctctgctggtCACACCGGTTAGTGAATGTAGTTGTTGTTGGGCACAGTTGAAGAATGTGacaactgaagttcagagagaagAGATCTGTCGAAGGTCACCAAGCTGCTGAGTGGCAGAGCCGGGTCCCTGCCATGTTTGAAAGATCAGTAGAACTTGTGTCGTGACACTGAAATCCCGACTCAGAATCCAATATGTCTAGACTTTCAGCCTCACTATGTGATACCTAAAACAGTGCTTGGTGCATAATAGATGTTCAGCAAATATGtcttggatgaatgaataaaatcccAAGTGTGAAGGACTGCTTGAAGCATCTGCtatctttgaaataatttaaatgaatccATGTCCCAGTCCTAAAATTGACATTTAAGCATCTTAAAGGTCTTGCAGAACTCCAAACCCCTCCCAGACCAGGTGTGTTTAGAACCTGGATTGGATCTCTCTACAAAATGCTAAGGGAGCATCATGGCATCCAGAACCAGCTCCACCAAGAAATCCACTTGGACTCTGGGGTGGATGAGAAATGACCCTGCATGGCAGTCCAattgaaaaattaggaaaataggcCAAATAATCAGGAAGAATTATCTAAGCGTTAGCAATTGAGTGTAGAACATGGCTCTGTAATATGGAATCAACATGACTCATTCATTTGGAGCTGgcaaaagaaatttaagacaTATTTCAGAAAGATCATTTGATTTTCCTCTTACAACATGAATTTGACCCTTGCAATAGCCAAACCAAACAATCTAATGAAGACTGCGTCTGACAGTGAAAAACAGAATCAGCCTgacttgcttcattttctttttagctgAAACCACCGTATGAGGTTCCTGAAAAATTATAGTTTCAGTGCATTGAACAAACTGTAGTGCTTTCTGAAGGACTCTGGTCTTTTAGCATTGCCCTGAGTGTACTTTCTAGCTTTTTAAACAGGGCTTCTGCATTTTAATTGCCCTATTTTAACTTTGAGTAATCTAATCCTGGGAGGTAAATTAGGCCCTTTTAGTGGTCTATTAACTTTCTCCTCCCCCTAAGGGgaaatttattaaattctttttatgtGTTCCAAGAAAGCAAACCTTGGAACTGACCAATAAGCTTGTAAGAGCCTAATGATGATCATGGAGTAAGCTTCCACCaacttttattgttattttaattcattcCAAATGTAGACTTAAGCAATTAGCTATCTGATGCTCCTGGTCCCCCTCTTTTCTACTTGCCCTTTCCCAACAATACAGAGACCTGGAAAATGCCTGCTTGTTTTTTAGATCCCCCTTCCTCTCAAAAACCCTTTCCTGACCCCCAAATCTAAGTTCAGGTGTTCCTCCAATGTCTAATGGCAATTGATAATTTGTCCATCTCCACACTAACCTGCAGACAACATGGCGGCAGGAACTTTTTCTCTGATTGTCACTGGATCCCCGATTTCTGGCCAAGTACCTGGCATGTAAAGcacttgttttcttaaataagtgaatgaatgaatgaatgaatgaatgcattaatCTAGCTCTTGGGTGTTTAGGcaataaagaaatatacaaattcaaTCAAATCCTTGACTATCTTCTATCAAGAAGGAAGTTTTTAATTTccccaggtttaaaaaaaaatttctgtggaaACATGAAAACATTCTCTCTGAGAACCTCTGGAATGTATAACTTTAGGCTCcagaccaaaaaggaaaaaaaaaaaaatgtagtcacACTAATGCTATTTTACAATATGTTTccataaatattgaaaaacaattcAGGAGCAATAAGACTGCAGTTGTACTGGGTAGAAGgtacattatcttatttttcaGCAGTTACATATTcgtaatatatattcattttacacACAAGAgggaaaatgcagatttttgaTTCCCAGTTTAATGGTTCTTCCATATACTATGCAGCTAACAGAAAGGTATGAGAAAGAACTAAACAAAAATTTAGAATTTGGAATTGGCACAAAGAGACTATCTTCGGTGTAAACAGCAGGTAAGAGAAATTGGCATCTCTAAGCACacactgaaaaataaaggaaaaagtatagGGAAAACACCATACATTGTAATTTAGCCCCTAGCACGAATTCTGAAAATCAAAACTTCTTCTGACACCTCTGCATTTCATAGAATCACACACCCAGGAACACATGAGGTCATTAATTCttggaaaataagtaaatctgCGGTTTACCTCCCAAGGTCTCTCCTTGGTTTCTGTTATCACTGGCAACAGAACCAGTGTTGGAAGGCCACTGTGAAATGAAGAATTCGCACAATCTGAAACCGCTTATGTCAGGCCTTTCTTCAGGGtgaaaataatattcaacaaCTTTTAGCATGTGCTTACCACATCTGCACCCATTTTGggtcaatcagaaaaaaaaaaactcaactgcTGGAAAGAAATAATCTACCCATTCAAAAGTAAAAACAGGGAGAGCCAGCTGCATATAAATCCTACAGATTGTGCTGATGAGACCCATggatgggcagaaagagctgcttcagggaaagaaaatctAACTTCTGAACAGAAAAGGCTCAGAACATAGCTGGACAAAAGCAGTTCCTAAGAGTTAAGTGAAAGGTTTTTTATTCTATCGCCCCCAAATTCTCAAAACAGTATTTCATTCCCACGTGTATTATTGATTAATCTATTGACTGATGGACAGCACCCACCTCATAAGATGAAAAATCACTCATAATCTAATCACTC encodes the following:
- the LOC125099130 gene encoding protein IMPACT-like, with the translated sequence MTEPGPDVKKKTEEEDVECEDDLILACQPETPAKALDFDISENRTEIEELPPIDHGIPITDRRSTFQAHLAPVVCPKQVKMVLAKLYENKKIASATHNIYAYRIYCEDKQTFLQDCEDDGETAAGGRLLHLMEILNVRNVMVVVSRWYGGILLGPDRFKHINNCARNILVERNYTNSPEESSKALGKNKKVRKDKKRSEH